The following proteins are co-located in the Megalobrama amblycephala isolate DHTTF-2021 linkage group LG12, ASM1881202v1, whole genome shotgun sequence genome:
- the aplnra gene encoding apelin receptor A, producing MEPTPEYVDTYDYYDYNETVCDYSEWEPSYSLIPVLYMLIFILGLSGNGVVIFTVWRAKSKRRAADVYIGNLALADLTFVITLPLWAVYTALGYHWPFGVALCKISSYVVLVNMYASVFCLTCLSFDRYLAIVHSLSSGRLRSRATMLASLGAIWFLSCLLAVPTLLFRTTVDDAGNNRTTCAMDFSLVAHNQDHESLWIAGLSLSSSALGFLLPFLAMTVCYCFIGCTVTRHFSHLRKEDQKKRRLLKIITTLVVVFAFCWTPFHVLKSMDALSYLDLAPTSCGFLHFLLLAHPYATCLAYVNSCLNPFLYAFFDLRFRSQCLCLLNLKKAMHGHMSSMSSTLSAQTQKSEVQSLATKV from the coding sequence ATGGAGCCAACGCCGGAATACGTCGACACTTACGACTATTATGACTATAATGAGACTGTGTGCGACTACTCGGAGTGGGAGCCGTCTTATTCTCTCATCCccgtgctgtacatgctcatttTTATCCTCGGTCTCTCCGGGAACGGCGTGGTTATCTTCACTGTCTGGCGCGCGAAATCCAAACGGCGCGCGGCAGACGTTTACATCGGTAACCTGGCGCTCGCGGACCTGACGTTCGTCATCACGTTGCCGCTGTGGGCTGTGTACACCGCGCTGGGTTACCACTGGCCGTTTGGCGTGGCTCTCTGCAAGATCAGCAGTTATGTGGTACTTGTCAACATGTACGCAAGTGTCTTCTGTCTGACCTGCCTGAGTTTTGACCGCTACCTTGCCATCGTCCATTCTCTGTCCAGCGGCCGGCTTAGATCCCGTGCCACCATGCTGGCATCGCTGGGTGCTATCTGGTTCCTCTCATGCCTGCTGGCCGTGCCCACGCTCCTGTTCCGCACTACGGTGGACGACGCAGGGAACAACCGCACCACCTGTGCGATGGACTTCAGCCTGGTCGCTCACAATCAGGATCATGAATCCCTTTGGATTGCGGGTCTGAGCCTTTCCTCCTCCGCTCTCGGATTTCTTCTGCCTTTCTTGGCCATGACCGTCTGCTACTGCTTCATCGGCTGCACGGTCACCCGCCATTTCAGCCACCTGCGCAAGGAAGACCAGAAGAAGCGGCGTCTCCTCAAGATCATCACCACCCTGGTGGTGGTCTTCGCATTCTGTTGGACGCCTTTCCATGTGCTGAAAAGCATGGATGCGCTGTCCTACCTGGACCTTGCGCCCACCTCATGCGGCTTCCTACACTTTCTGCTTCTGGCTCATCCGTACGCCACGTGCCTGGCATATGTGAACAGCTGCCTCAACCCATTCCTCTATGCGTTCTTTGACCTGCGGTTCCGCTCGCAGTGCCTGTGTCTGCTGAATCTGAAGAAGGCCATGCATGGGCACATGAGCTCCATGTCCTCGACCCTCAGCGCCCAGACTCAAAAGTCGGAGGTGCAGTCGCTGGCCACCAAAGTGTGA
- the orai1a gene encoding calcium release-activated calcium channel protein 1, with translation MSSNEHSLQALSWRKLYLSRAKLKATSRTSALLSGFAMVAMVEVQLEEDHNYPPGLLVAFSACTTVLVAVHLFALMISTCILPNLEAVSNVHNLNSIRESPHERMHRHIELAWAFSTVIGTLLFLAEVVLLCWVKFLPLKNKTPDKQENVTLSEGISPGEAAAIASTTIMVPFGLVFIVFAVHFYRSLVSHKTERQNEELEVLAKITQMQNQLDNRGEANFA, from the exons ATGAGTTCTAACGAGCACTCCCTTCAAGCTTTGTCATGGAGAAAACTTTACTTGAGTCGAGCTAAGCTGAAGGCGACCAGCAGAACCTCTGCCCTGCTCTCCGGCTTTGCTATG GTAGCAATGGTGGAAGTGCAGTTGGAGGAAGATCACAATTACCCTCCTGGTTTATTGGTTGCTTTCAGTGCCTGCACAACAGTGCTGGTGGCCGTCCATCTCTTTGCCTTGATGATCAGCACATGTATCCTGCCCAACCTGGAAGCCGTGAGCAACGTCCACAACCTCAACTCCATAAGGGAATCTCCACATGAGCGGATGCACCGTCACATCGAGCTGGCCTGGGCCTTCTCCACCGTCATAGGCACCCTTCTGTTTCTCGCAGAGGTGGTTCTTCTCTGCTGGGTCAAGTTCCTTCCTCTGAAGAATAAAACACCTGACAAGCAAGAGAATGTAACTCTATCTGAAGGCATAAGCCCAGGGGAAGCCGCGGCAATCGCTTCTACCACCATCATGGTGCCCTTTGGCTTGGTGTTTATCGTTTTCGCTGTGCATTTTTACCGTTCACTGGTCAGCCACAAAACAGAGCGGCAGAACGAGGAGTTGGAGGTTCTGGCCAAAATCACTCAGATGCAAAACCAACTGGATAACAGGGGAGAGGCGAATTTTGCTTAG